A segment of the Lycium ferocissimum isolate CSIRO_LF1 chromosome 5, AGI_CSIRO_Lferr_CH_V1, whole genome shotgun sequence genome:
TACAATTTTATGCCAGATTTATGCCTATTATTCTCCCCATTCCCTCTAACCAAACCACAACTTAAGACCTACATTAGTAAACTTACGAACAGTTTACATTGGTAAACTTACACAAACGTTGTAAAATTCTGCACGAATTTCTTTATTAACCGTTTACAGTAATATTTATACCAACATAACATAGTAATCTCAAGTAGATGAAAGGAAACGATCCCATGCTATTTCAGTGCTAAGTTGTTATTCCAAAACTTGCTTTTTGAGAGTTTAATCATACATTACCAAGGCACCAACACGGCATCGAAGATGCAATGATGCAGCAACCTGAATTCTAGTAAATCCAACAGTTGATCACGTTATAAACATTTCACAGAATTCACATGGCCTGAATGCAAAATGAGCAAACTGCTTTCCAGAAGTCATTTTAAGTAAAATGGATCATTTTATACACTTTTCACCTTCTGTAAGCAACCATACAGAACAAAATGTTAGGTCAAACCCATCAAAAATTTGTTCCCATTCATACAATGTAAATTTCAGAGCCTGGCTCGATGTGCAACCATTCCCTGCCTGAAGCAGAACTGACCAGAGAAAACCAGGACATTGACATTGCTACCAGCTGTTACGGGTTCTATTAGTACAAAGAAATCCTTCTTTGTGGGGTCTGCAGGAAAAGAGgaggggattttttttttttttgtttggggggggggggggggggggagggggggggggttgttcTGAGTATTAAAAAGGTACAAATAGCCAACACAACAACTTCGCAACTGTTGACATTCACATTTACCTACTAAGATGAGCCTAGGCATCATATATTTACCTAGAAGATAAGAAATTGTAGTACACTACACCTGATTTAATTACCATTACATTCACAACACTGAACTAACTACATATGGACATCTCTCTATCTCTAACTATGGAGAGAGACACATGGAACGAACCACATTTCTTGACAATTGACATAATTGGCCTACATGCAAAATGGACTGCCTATATTGCATTGAGGGACCAATTAGAGACTGTTCTTTCTGCAATTGCGCCGTGCTCTTTGTGCTGCTGCTAGTGCCAGTACATAATTAGCAACAAAACTTCCAAGGGATTTGGAGCTATTGGATTGATGGCGAAAAAATATTAACTAAACTAATGATCATAGTGAAAGACATTGCACCCTAGTTGGGAGATTTTTAGGCATTGGGAGTGCATTAACGTATCTTTGCAGAAAAGGTTTATGGCTATGTGCAGCAGCATCTGTTGAAGATGACTCAGCACCACTAGATTGCCCCCGACCATGAAACTTTGCAAATCGATAGAAGACTGAGAACTTCTCCAGATCTTGTCCTTCCACTATCACGTCTAATACTGACGCTCTCTTGTTCAAACTGCACCATAGTGGCAGCAAAATCAGAACCATGTGAATTGACAAATGTCTTTGTCAGGTAAGCTTAGCAAGCCCATTTTGTTTGGAAGAGGGGggagaaggggggggggggttgttggtgttgttggagaGAGAGAAGCATATATATAAATCTCAACACAAGAGTAACACAAATCAAAGatgaaatgaactcctaaaatTAATAGGGAAGCATTATGGGGCAGTCACTGAGGAAAAAAATAGCAGTATTGATTTTCTCAGAATAGACTAGATGGCTTCATGCACATGCTCAATGGTGGCAATTTTGACAGATGAAACTATCAATGTAGCCAAAGTGAAATGAACTCATAATATTACTCCCTCGGTTTCATTTTATGTCTTAGTTAGACTGGACCAAGTTTCAGAATATAAAGACTCTTGAATTCTATGGTCTTAAAGTAACGGTGTGtataatataccaaaaatacCATTTGAATCTTATGGTCGTAGACATGCCATGTCATTCCATTATAATACGGGAATCTCACTAATGGTAAAACGCGAATGTTGAAActaaaaaattactaaatatagaaagtgacattcttttttagacaaaCTAAAAACGGAAGCAAGacacaaattgaaatggagtAGTACAAAAGCATTGTGGagcttttttaaaatataacaaAGAAAATCTTTGAAGGCCAATGGCGCACAGTTAAACTCAGTGAATAATGTACCCACTCTCTACcctctccacttaaataccagaCCTATGTTTGCCACAGGGTTTGAACCAGTGACATGCGCCTAACCCACACATCACGCCCTTTGCACTTACTACTGGACCAAAGCCCAGGGGAGCAAATATTAGGATAATAGCAGTGTTGATTTCCTACtaaaaagtgacactattcatTTATGAACCGGCAAACAAATATGCACTTTCTGGAAGATTTAGTCCAAATTAGCACTATTTCTTCATTTGATGGAGTGGGAAATAACGTCAATGGTGATAAAAAGAACTATTACTGATCATCTTTCCATTTTCGAAGATGTGCTAAATCATTAGAGAAGATGTGATTTCCAATTAAACAAACCTCCATGTGTCCTTGAAATTTAGATCTAGTTGATAATCTATCTATACACAAACAGGGGCGGATTTAGAGGGTGTTcctgaacaccctcggcaaaaaatcacattgtatatatagggtagattttctgtgtttatgtacatatatcaacttttgaataccctgacaaatgcaaaaggttagctcaagcGGTCCAGGTTGTTTAAAATTGTCTCTAGAGTCCTAGGTTCGATTCCTAGGggcaacattattttttatatttagcttttcttgtttttcctgAACCCCCTAAGTGAAAATTCTGAATTCGCCACTGTACATAAAAGCACGAAGCCACTTAGCGAAATGTGGTTAGCTTTTTTTACCCATTAAAAGTAGCTTTCACACTAGACAAAACAgtcatttaattatttcattaatgtTGAGGTCTTTAAAATCAACTAAGTTTtagatattaaatttttccttaattgaACTACTTAATAGAAAATTCCTAAATTTAGGACTTCAATATTAAATTAGACTTCAccttataaaaattatttccttataacataattatattattatttgtgAAAATTAAATGGTATAGCCTTCTTGCCCATGTTCTTCCATGAAGTATTTGTTTTCACTCCCATGTAGTACAACTCCCTCCGATCCATATTTACATGATGCTTTTATGATTAgtctaaaataattattttttacataatcaagaaggtattaattattacatattattttatcaaatttatccttattttagatgagtgaatttttacataaccaagaaaccatattaaataggtactatttaattaagggtaaCGTAGTGAGAACACCTCTTACTTTACTACTTTCTAGGCGTGAGTGGATTTCTTAAGAGGTGTGCCCAAGCTAAAGGAACTATATAATATGGACTGGAAGGAGTAATTATCTAAGTTACAAGTTTAATCTGGTTGGTATTTGATGTTCTCCAATAAGGACGTCGATATCAGGAAACTGAACGACAATACAAAGAATATTGAAGGAAAGTGGTTTATGACAAGGAAATTCCAACACAAATTAATTCTGcataattttgattttctacATCAGTTTTTATCATTGTATTTTAATAACATAAGAACAAAATAGAAGGAAAGTTTATTTATGACTATTCGCTATTCACAAAGTTCAATCTGTATGTGTTTCTTTAAAAGCTTGACTGTTATTCTAAAATTTTGATTCCATAAGTATTTCTACAATATTTTTCTACAAATAGTATCTATTAATAGGTTTTAGAAATAGTAGTTATTTGTTTAATAAggattcttaaaatatttgaattattattattaatctaATTTAAGTGTATTATTTTATTGCAtaatatatgatgattatataaTATGATACTAGCTTGGTTTTCatattatttcttgtatttGCTAGACTACACAAATTTAAATGCATCCCAAAgtagaaaaataacaaatacaGATATATGTTGACCAATATATCTTGATTTAGAAGACCGATAACCACAAGACTGAAGAATCTCTGCGACCAATATAAAAagtcttaaaattaaaaatcttacTAAGTTCCTTTATTATTTGAATAATGTAACATAACAATTTGTAGAAGACAAGTAATAccgaaaaaaggaaaaatcctTAGAGAATAAGTAAAAATGTAGCTTagtatgaaaaaaagaaaatttcattAACAAAACAAGTAAAATTTTATCTATTACCTGTTGTATacttaaaaaggaaaagggtcaaatttaccctccaagtatggtttatagtttaaatttgccctccgccaatgtttgggatcaaatttgccctcgccGTTAGGATACTTGACAAATTTtcccttatatggatggaagtttgacttggactccacaacacaaaaaaattagccaCGTCAGATCCATGTAGGCTCCACGTACGATCCCATACCCAACTCAATCAATTAATTCCACTATCTTCGCTTTGAATAATGAACGTAAAAGACTATGCAGTCTTAGTATTgatgatgaagaaaaagagtggaaatcaagaacacaaCAATGGAGAAGAAGCAAAGGATGAAACAGAGCTACTATGTGACGAGTCATTCTGTGAAATTGTGAAGAAGAAGTTATCTCGGATGCTTCTTCCAAGATAGTGGAAATCATCAAAATTCTGAACAAAATGATCAAAGTGTAAATCAAGAATCAGGACAAGATGATCAAAGTGGAAATCAAGAATCAAAAGAAAATGATCAAAGTGGAAATCAAGATGATGATGGCGAAGAACAGAACAGAGAAAATGAAGACTACGACGAAGAAGAAGTTGTTGATGATCATCTGGATTTGGCGATTTTAGAGTCCATCTATGAATACAAGTGGCGATTTCCAAAATCCACACTCCGTAACTCTACACCGCCACATCAAGGACGCAATTCCCGGCTTAAAAATCCCCCGATTGAAATTAACGAAAAAGAAATCATTTCAGGAAAATTTCAATCTGCGGGAAATGGAAGGAGATAATCCAGATATGGACCGACCCATTGATAAATTAAAGAAATCTTCAACTGGTGTAACCAAATATGGGGTAACTTGGTTATGGGTTAATTAAGTTGGGTATGAAATCCTACGCGGATCCGACGTGGAGCTTACGTGGATTTGAAGtggctcattttttttttttttgtggagtCCAAGTCAAACTTCCCATCCATATAAGGGTAAATTCATCAAGTATCCTAACAGGGAGGgaaaatttgatcccaaactttgacagagggcaaatttaaactataaaccatacttggaaggtaaatttgacccttagCCCtacttaaaattattatttgacATAGAATTATAACCACTTAATtctatataatttaattatcttagtaaaaataaaaaagaaaaatagataaAGACTAAGTAGAAAATCATAACTGAAGTCGATAAATGTCGATAGGCACCCCTTTGAGTTCCTTAttcttaattataaatttataatcagtcatataattaaaatcaactagtttatataattcaattatcttagtttaacaaaaaaagataaatacactTTCTGTGAAAAAATGTTTGATTATAGGTGTACAATAGTATGTTCATTATGCTTTAATCAAACACTCCTATAAAAttatgtaccaaaatgtaaatACACgcactaataaatactataattagatataaattatttcaatgtccacaattttttatttttttttgagacatgggaacccgcagccgctaacCTTCGGGTTCGGGTGCGCAtagggtaaacccagctcctgtgcaatagctcgcaaaccacacaggagagataacccgcactaggcttTTCAATGTCCACAACTGGTATTATACTTTTTAGCACCACATCAAATTATGGATATACTTTTGAACTGATACTTAAACGATAGCATACAACTTAGTAATAAAGTATACATAATTTATTACtgtaatatttatataatttttaaagtcTTCTACTTATTAATACAGATAGACACGCAAAGAGCGACTACTTAAAAGCTGAAATCTGTATGCCAGAATTTAGCATTTTGTGCAGTTCTGCTTTAACTAGACAGACTATTTCTATTCATATTACAGAGACCGCCAAATACAGAAGTGAACATGAGAAAACATCAGCGTAAAGAAAATGTCAAGGCTCAAATGTAATTAACTTATGAAATATCTCCTGAAACCTGAACCTATCTTCCATTCAAACCTATTCAAATGCAACAAGTAAAGACATCCCCGATTTCTTAGATGGCTCAATTCCTTCAACTATTTTTCtttcccccacccccaccaccccccccccccccgcccaccATCACTAAAAATATAAATGACTAGGTGTGTGTGTAGTATAATAATTCAGACAAACTCGAATCTTTTTAGTGATGGAAGCTGAGCGGGAGAAGGAGAAGACGAAGGGCTTGGAACGTGGTTCCACTTGCATTAATGTGGATTGTTTGGAGAGAGACAAATAGGAGAGCTTTTGAAGGAGTAGAGTCGAGTTTCTCTCAGTCGAGGAGTAGTCTCCgttcccttattttcttttggtgctCTCAAGAAGTTCCTTGGTGTATAGATGATTGGGTGGAGTTTGTAGAgaatcatatctccttgtagaTTCTTTACCTTTTGGAATACCGCTCATATACGGCCAGTTTGGCCTtgtttatgaatgaaaatacattaacttgatcaaaaaaaaaaaaattagaatcaaATAAAGACAAAAGCATAAGCGAGATATGAACCATTTACCTCACAAAGTCACTTTCTAACTTGCTTGCTCTTCCCATTAACTCGTCCACAACTCTGGAGAAGTGAGGTCTATCATCTCTCTCAGATGCTTTCCGCTTGTCAGGAAGACTACTAATACATCAAACAAATTATTAGGACCTCAACAACAAATTGTAGATGCAAACTAATCAATCTCAAGTAATAAGTAGAGCATCAAAAAAAAAGCAGCTCAAATGTGGACTTCTCAAGGCTGGGAACTTGTATTAAGGAGAATGTTGAATGATTGGAAGGTAGCTAGGTTGACTGAATTCTACAAGCAGCTGGAAGACTTTAAAGGTTAACAGATGGAGGTGGATACATTGTGGTGAGTGGTGACAGGGGCATAACAGTGGCAGTTATAAGGTGAATGCAGCATACAAAATTTTGAATCAATCTTCTCAGCAGATTATTAATTGGCCATGGAAGCATATTTGGAAAATCAAGATACCCTACAAAGTAGCTTGTTGTACTTGGATGTTAGGAAAAGATGCTGTCTTGACCCAAGATAATCTCATTCAGAGAGGAATTTCACTTTGCTCAAGGTGCTATCTATGTGGGAAGAATCTGAGACAGTTAGCAATTTATTCTTACACTGCAAGATAACAGATTAGCTATGGAAGACCTTTATTAATCTCAGAGGTATATCCTTGAAAATGCTCAAAAAGACTATTGAAGCTCTTTTATGTTGAGATGAGGCTGGTGCTGGAGCAAGAGACAGAGGTAGATGGAGAATTATCCCAGCATGTGTTTGGTGGATCATCTGGATGAGAGGAATTCCAGATGTTTTGAGGATGAGGATAGTGGTAGCTCAGTGCAAAAGATCAAACCAAATGGTATCTTGCTTTTCTGTTTTTTGTGTAAACAGAACTACACAGAAGACACTGAATCAATCCTTGAAATTATAGAATCTTGCTAGGACTACAGAACAGTTTTCTCTTCTAATTTTGCTCATTGTAAATATGGTTGCAGTACAACCTTTGTACTGATATTATGTAACAATCTCccaaaaaaaaggtaataactAGAACTTACAGTTCTTTGCCATCTTGAGGCATATTGGTATCAGCATCCGAGCAAGAGACCATGCCGCATGCATCCCCTAACGCCAATCTGGAAATGGAGTAAGCCACACTCTCATACTCCGATTTAGCATCTGCAGAAAGAACTGCTGCAGGCGGAGGATAAAATAGTTGCTGCATAAGCTGAGTGGTCAACAGAAGCCTTCTTCTAGCTTTAAGCCTTGGTGGCCCATCATCAATAGAATCAATTTCTTTAACCTGTTATCAGAAGAATAAAGGATATCAGAAATGCAACGGCAACCAAATTACAAATAATAGGATTATAGTCGACAACTCAAGCGACCTTTTCAGGAAGCCTATTAACTGCTTTGGCCCACTCTATATCCGCCAGGCTGCCAAAGGAAAAATTAACATGCATCAACAAACATGCTGTTAGAAATAACATAACCACCAAAGTGAAAACAACAGATGGAATAACAGAAGCAGCCAAATAGCTTAAAAGCAAAGGTTTTATCAAAGTTGTTGCACAATAAGAACCTGATTGTCTGATCGCTACATAAATCCAGAGAAATTTCTTTGTACCAAGGAGTGAATTCAGATGTAGTACGTTTCCGCTTTTTCGGTTTCATGATTGGGTGCTGCTGATCAACGTTCATTGGCAACGTTTGTAGAGAAGAAAAATGTTCAGTTGCAGCAGAGTTGGCAATTGAACTTTGCCCAACATTACCAGTTTGACTTCTATCAGCAGTTGCATGGATTACTTTCTGAATAGAGTTAAAAGCATACAAACCACTGGTAGACTTTGCAGGAATGAAAGGCTGTTCTGCTGCCTTCATGGCAGCAGCAGCTCTGTGTGCATCATACATCTGTAACATCTGCCCATTTTTGAAGCTTCCGTACTGATTGAACCATGATGGTGGCATATGTGGACTAATCTGAGTTTGCTCAGGCTGAACACTACTAGTATTGCTGTTAAGAGAGCCAGTCTGAGAATCATCCTGACAAAATGCAACATCCTGAGGAGTCATCCTTCCTCCATGTTGAAATGATACACTTCTCTGCAAATCATCTGGCCCAGAGAAGTTCAGCATTCTAGAATCACCAGAAGGAACTTGCTGAGTAGCTGCACTGCTGTCTGGTACCCTCATTCTTTTGAGGGCCATATTGCTTGGGTCGGTCTCCGCGTTTTTCATGGTCCACATTTGGTTTAGTAAGGAATAACTTTGATTAGGAAAGCTGTTTGGTTTCAGTGATCGGCCAAAGGCTTCAATATCTCTCTGCATAGAGGAATTTGCAGGAGATCCTTCGCGGAGATTCTTGACAATAGATTCTCTACCCTGTGAATCGTTCATCTCCTGCACTAAGTCCACATTTTCCGTACGTACTGCCTCAGAAGTATTCTCCTTATCTTGCAGTTCTTCCCCCTCGATAGAATGCAGAGAATTCACTGAACTACGACCAAGCTCAGACATGAAAGTCCCTCCTTTGTTGGCATCTTGATCACCTTGCCTCTCTGGAGCAGATAATGATGACTCCATAATATTCATCTGATTCTGCTGGAGAATATGGGAAGGATTCTTGCTATACTGACCACTAAAAAggtgtggtggtggtggaaaATTGGTGTGCATATTAGTGGACTTGGAAGATGCACCCTGCAGAGATATCCCAGGCATTaaaaaagaaggggaagctGACACTGGCTCCTTGGACGAAGCTCGATTAGTGGAGACGCTTCCATGGGGACCATTAGCATTACTTAACTGAGAATTGCCCATAGAGAGCGGGGGGCTATATGGTACATTGCTAGCACCATCCGGCAAGGGTCCTCTGCCAGAATCTCCTTTTTCTGTTGAATGGGGTTCATCAAAAGATACACCAATAGACTGATTTGTTGAGTCTTGCCCATTTGCCCTAACCATGTGGGGATTTTGAAGCTGATTTCTAGAGTAAGTATGACCAGAAGCTGATTCAAATGCTGAAGAAAAGTTCCCAGACATGGTGTGCATATCAGTTCCATTAATTGTACTTCCTGGAATTCTTGTGTTATGCTTAGACTCTTGCTGTAAGAGGCCAGAAGGGGCAGGGAATTGAGCCTGATGAGGACAGAGCATCTGCCCCCGACTTCTCTCTCTAATCTCAGCAGCAGCATGGCTTGACTGTGAAGAGCTAACTGCTCCAGCAAGACCTTGAGATGACAAGAGATGGGTTTGGACTGAGATCTGCTGCGATGGAGGGCCAAGTTGAAGACCAAAACCTTGAGAGGCCGAAGACCGACTTCGCCGGAGGTGTCCAGCAGACCCATCAGAATTTTCGGCTTCAGGCGCATCAGATGATGCTTTATGTTCATAATTGCTGAAGTAAGCTGTAGAGCCACGCTCTCTCGACGGGTCCACCTTCTGAAGAAGCTGCAGCATGTCTGGACTGAAATGAGAAAACCAATCAAAGCATCAGATCTATACAGCATGAAGAGATTAAAAGATTGCAGCTGAAATGTTCCGAAGAATCATCTAAAGTTATGACAAATAATTTCTTAGTGATTTAAGATATCGCTGTGTACCTAGGAGATTAACTAAGCATTTTGGGAAACATTTGAGTCGAAATTGGAAAAATAGCGGTTGGAGTTCAAGTTGGAAAAAGGTTTGTGGAAGTCAAAGTTCTATTTGGACATAGTTtcatttagaaaaagaaaaatttgtgAAACTCAGATTTCTGAGGGGAAGCAAAGACTTTAGAAACATTACttgaaatacaacttcaaactATTATTTCAGCTTTCATGTTAGTTCAAATGACATTCAACTTGAAACCCAAAACTTCTAGCCAAACTTCAATTTGGAAATAATCATTTCAGTATTTGAATACTGAAATAATTGTTTCCTGGCCAGACAGGCCTTTGTAAGTTATGACAATACTGAATTGACAACCTAGATTTTGGAGCCGAATTTGGTGATAGCCCAAAAGATCTGTTTATCAGTGTAGACATATTAGATCCACCACCAGGAAAGCTGCCACCAGAGTGCACCTGGCCATAGCCTTTTCCATCAGCCAGCTCATCAGATAAACCCACCTGTAATTTACGAAACATTCCCCTTTTATTACTGACCAAAGGTTTACAGAACTTAATAGAATTATACTATCATATATCAGATATAACACCTTTTCCAATTCTGCCTGAATATTAGGAACCTGAGCCAACAAAGACTGGCCATGGTGGGGATTCTGCTGCAACATAGGCTGAGAATGAGTAGGGTGTTTCATTCCACACGTAGGATCTGCATCCTTATCCACGTTTCCCATAGGATGATACTGAAACTTGTTAGCCCGAGAATTTCTCCGACCAACATCATTAGACAACTTATGCTTCccagtgggcagaaaccttgaATCCTTAGCATCTGTTAATACATTATCCCTAACACCACCAGCAGAAGAATGAGGGGATAAGTTAGAGCGATGGCTGTCATTCGAATTCTCCTGTTTATCACTGTTCTCCATCTCATGCATTTTACCCTCTTTGTCGCCAATATCCAGAGATGAGTGCAAAAGCTGGTTGTCCTCAGAAACATGATGTTGTAAGACCTCCCCTTTGCCGACACTAGATTTTACCAATGGATCAGCATTCTTCCAATAACTAGATTGATgattattttggaaaaattgacTGGTTTCCTCGCCACTCCTCATGGTACTTGAGTTTGGTGTTGCGGCAGAACTATGCAAGCAAAAGACCTCCGAATTTGCCTGGGGACTACCCACAGATGATTCTGTGCGTGCCATAGTAACTGTAGTATTACGGCCAGGATCAGAATTCCACCCAGCACCCCTATGAACAACTTCACCTTGAATGAATTTCTTCTGATTGTAATCTTGGGAACGTTTAAATGGATTCTCTCTTGAGACACTCACTGCATCTCCAGAGGGCATTGCTGATTCAAGAACACTCCAGCCAGCTGATTTGTTGTGTTGTTCCCTAGCTCCACCAAGCTCGGGTGCCAAAGAAGtagaaatgttttttaaaatcatttccCTGTCAAGAGGATTTGAAGTCTTCTCAACCATCTGGCAACCTTCAGCTCCTAACATCTGTGTTTGGCCTAAATTAGACAACTTGTTTCTTCCATCTGATGACGGCAAAAGTCTCTGAGAAGAATTTGATTGCAGGCCCTTGCCTGGCTCAAATGGAAACCTCTGACCCTGAACATTGTGATAGCTATTTCTCATATCGGGGCTACCAGAGGGATGAACAGAAACAGAATTTAAGGATGAGGCTTGGGGCAAATTGTCTTCGGCATAAGTTGTTTTATGTCTCTCACTGTTGTATGTCAAGTTCGGACTCCCGCAGGGAATTTCAGTACTATGAAAATTCACACCAGTCCACTGCTCCTGTAGACCAACATCACTGCTAGAAATTTCTGCAACAGCAGACTGCATAAGAGCACTCCAAGTACCACCTTGGATAGAAGGAGTCCCATCTAGCAATTCAGCACCATCAAAAGGATTACCACCTTCGCCGCTCATAGGGCTCTTGCCAAAGGCGGCCCATATATTATCATCTGAACCAAATAAAATTCTTTCTTCAGTAGGATCCAATCCAACTTCGTTCTGTGAGGAAGAAGCTCCCCCGGCTGCTTCGTTCTGTGAGGAAGAAGCTCCCCCGGCTGCTTCCTCCTGTGAGGTATCTGAAGGAACAGCTATATCCTGTCTGCCACAGAATTCCTGTAGAACTGATGCTTTTTGCATAGCATCAGCTTGCTGAAGGTTACCCACATCCACTGCATTAGATAGGGTTTGGCTTGGAGCATCTCCAAATACATTTTCAACTTGGAGTCTCTGTCTAGAGAGGAAAATCCCATCCTGCGCACTGACTTGATCTGCTAATGGAGCATATTGATTAACTGGAAATGAACTATTAAAAGTTGGCATTGGCTGCACTGCTTGCTTATCTGTCACCCCTTGTGAAAATTGGTTTAGAGATGGTCTTGAACTAGGAACAGGAACTCCATATAGAGATTGATCAATCTGTTGAGGAATCAAACCCATTAAGCGCTGTGCTTGGCCATTATTGGTGGGAAAGAGTCCACTGGAGGACCCTTGAAGTACTGGAGAACCACGCTGTGACCAGTTTGTGTTGCCAAGCTCATTTGCCCAGGTATGATTTAATGCGCCAGAATCCGCAGTACCATTAACTAATGCAGAGGAATGTACACCAGATGCTAACTTAGGactggaagaaacttgatttaaaGTATTTTGTTGCCTTGCTTCTAGTTGATGAAGTTGCTGCTGTCTCTG
Coding sequences within it:
- the LOC132055746 gene encoding uncharacterized protein LOC132055746 isoform X2 gives rise to the protein MPGNEFGDSVHNFFAQDSLSQVQHNSPVVDVNWPTSRGNMWAGSQRQIGVLSSNTKNYNLQNSDAGRGISSYPFNGQHGLNFAQPIQRPELAKNQSQSQQPNLNGYMYGNQFYQTRQDETNFPAVDTSSDQRNIASGGSSFFESQQWLGPEQHTRVSVRSETSDSPVSGDLFGGQQISHQQSNMLHSLQRQQSGINDMQQFQQQVMFMKMQELQRQQQLHQLEARQQNTLNQVSSSPKLASGVHSSALVNGTADSGALNHTWANELGNTNWSQRGSPVLQGSSSGLFPTNNGQAQRLMGLIPQQIDQSLYGVPVPSSRPSLNQFSQGVTDKQAVQPMPTFNSSFPVNQYAPLADQVSAQDGIFLSRQRLQVENVFGDAPSQTLSNAVDVGNLQQADAMQKASVLQEFCGRQDIAVPSDTSQEEAAGGASSSQNEAAGGASSSQNEVGLDPTEERILFGSDDNIWAAFGKSPMSGEGGNPFDGAELLDGTPSIQGGTWSALMQSAVAEISSSDVGLQEQWTGVNFHSTEIPCGSPNLTYNSERHKTTYAEDNLPQASSLNSVSVHPSGSPDMRNSYHNVQGQRFPFEPGKGLQSNSSQRLLPSSDGRNKLSNLGQTQMLGAEGCQMVEKTSNPLDREMILKNISTSLAPELGGAREQHNKSAGWSVLESAMPSGDAVSVSRENPFKRSQDYNQKKFIQGEVVHRGAGWNSDPGRNTTVTMARTESSVGSPQANSEVFCLHSSAATPNSSTMRSGEETSQFFQNNHQSSYWKNADPLVKSSVGKGEVLQHHVSEDNQLLHSSLDIGDKEGKMHEMENSDKQENSNDSHRSNLSPHSSAGGVRDNVLTDAKDSRFLPTGKHKLSNDVGRRNSRANKFQYHPMGNVDKDADPTCGMKHPTHSQPMLQQNPHHGQSLLAQVPNIQAELEKVGLSDELADGKGYGQVHSGGSFPGGGSNMSTLINRSFGLSPNSAPKSSPDMLQLLQKVDPSRERGSTAYFSNYEHKASSDAPEAENSDGSAGHLRRSRSSASQGFGLQLGPPSQQISVQTHLLSSQGLAGAVSSSQSSHAAAEIRERSRGQMLCPHQAQFPAPSGLLQQESKHNTRIPGSTINGTDMHTMSGNFSSAFESASGHTYSRNQLQNPHMVRANGQDSTNQSIGVSFDEPHSTEKGDSGRGPLPDGASNVPYSPPLSMGNSQLSNANGPHGSVSTNRASSKEPVSASPSFLMPGISLQGASSKSTNMHTNFPPPPHLFSGQYSKNPSHILQQNQMNIMESSLSAPERQGDQDANKGGTFMSELGRSSVNSLHSIEGEELQDKENTSEAVRTENVDLVQEMNDSQGRESIVKNLREGSPANSSMQRDIEAFGRSLKPNSFPNQSYSLLNQMWTMKNAETDPSNMALKRMRVPDSSAATQQVPSGDSRMLNFSGPDDLQRSVSFQHGGRMTPQDVAFCQDDSQTGSLNSNTSSVQPEQTQISPHMPPSWFNQYGSFKNGQMLQMYDAHRAAAAMKAAEQPFIPAKSTSGLYAFNSIQKVIHATADRSQTGNVGQSSIANSAATEHFSSLQTLPMNVDQQHPIMKPKKRKRTTSEFTPWYKEISLDLCSDQTISLADIEWAKAVNRLPEKVKEIDSIDDGPPRLKARRRLLLTTQLMQQLFYPPPAAVLSADAKSEYESVAYSISRLALGDACGMVSCSDADTNMPQDGKELLPDKRKASERDDRPHFSRVVDELMGRASKLESDFVSLNKRASVLDVIVEGQDLEKFSVFYRFAKFHGRGQSSGAESSSTDAAAHSHKPFLQRYVNALPMPKNLPTRVQCLSL